Proteins found in one Miscanthus floridulus cultivar M001 chromosome 4, ASM1932011v1, whole genome shotgun sequence genomic segment:
- the LOC136551844 gene encoding uncharacterized protein codes for MAKGGLSKLKCMIKRWHSGSRISRTPSGCSARSHDVGGVDDAGAGGFALENSWRRGVAASSVFAFGGGGGTAGSASFDGADGVPPGLHPVYVGKSRRRYLIAADLVGHPLFQNLVDRSGGAGAGVGAGGGGTVVGCEVVLFEHLLWMLENADPQPESLDELVEYYAC; via the coding sequence ATGGCGAAGGGAGGGCTGAGCAAGCTCAAGTGCATGATCAAGAGGTGGCACTCCGGGAGCCGGATCTCGCGCACTCCGTCAGGGTGCTCGGCGCGCTCGCACGACGTCGGCGGCGTCGACGACGCTGGCGCCGGCGGCTTCGCCTTGGAGAACTCGTGGAGGAGGGGCGTCGCCGCCTCGTCCGTCTTCGccttcggcggcggcggaggcacgGCGGGGTCGGCGTCGTTCGACGGCGCCGACGGCGTGCCCCCGGGCCTCCACCCGGTGTACGTCGGCAAGTCGCGCCGCCGCTACCTCATAGCCGCGGACCTCGTCGGCCACCCCCTGTTCCAGAACCTCGTCGACCGCTCTGGCGGCGCGGGAGCCGGCGTCGGCGCTGGCGGGGGCGGGACCGTTGTCGGCTGCGAGGTCGTGCTGTTCGAGCACCTCCTCTGGATGCTCGAGAACGCCGACCCGCAGCCGGAGTCGCTCGACGAGCTCGTCGAGTATTACGCGTGCTGA